The sequence TCCGACAGGATTGTGAATCCAGAAAATATCAATGTCTTCAACGCCCAATATTTTTGCGCTGTTTTCATACATTGATGTTACCTCATTTGCCTCAAACATCTCGGCAAGCTGTGGTGTGAATTTGGTTGAAATTACAAAATCTTCACGATTGGAAGTTTTTAAGAATTCTCCTAAAACCTCTTCAGATTTTCCCATTCCATAGACATATGCAGTATCCCAAAGGTTTAATCCCAATTCCATTGATTTATCATAGATTGGTTTTAAGTCTTCAATTTTATGTTCATTTCCAAAAGTTCCATCATTACCCCAAGCCCAAGCGCCAAGGGCAATTTTTGGAAGATTATCTTTTAATGTCATATTTAATTATCTCAATAGATAACTATAAAAAGTTAAAGTGACGGCTATGACACCTAAACATTAAAATAAGACAAAATAGAAATTTTTAAACCATATGACATATTTTGATTTTGAACTTACACACTGTCCAGTTGAATTGTCACTTGATATAATCAATAGAAAATGGGTTTTGCAAATTATTTGCGATATGTTCTTTGGAAAAACCCGATTTAGTGAATTTCAAAAGGAAAGGCCTGAAATGTCAAACAAGGCATTGTCCAGAAGCTTGAAATTCATGGAAGAACAGGGATTGATTAAAAAAGATGCTGACGAATACTTTCTAACCCCTAAAGGTAAATCATTGAATAAAGTTATTTATGATTTGGTTGAATTTACTTTAGACAACAATAAAGAATTTTACGATGAAAAAACAATGATGAAAGCAAAGGAAGGATTTAGAAAACAGTTACTGGACCAATCTTGTTGATTATCCAAGATTATTAACATCATTTAATTCAAAAATCGCATCATATAAAACTCAATTATGTATTGAAACATATTTTAAATACATGATAACTCTCAGATTAGTCCTATTCGACTTAATTTGAATTATTCCATAAATTACAAACATTTATCACAACCAACAATGTTTTAACCAAAATCTTAACCGTCCACAATGTCACTTTTATTTTTTATGAAGAATATTGTTATTATTAACAATATTACAGTAATTATTATCATCATGAATGAAGTTAAGCTAAATGAATTGACGGAAAGCTGATTGTGAGTAATATTTCCATTTGCCAATATCTGCATTATCACAACCGTAACTGATGAACCTATTGCACCTATAACCTGCCTTGCAGTGTTGTTAATCGCTGTTGCATCTTCAACATCCCCTGCTACAACACTCATTGCCCAAGTAATAGCCGGAGATAGACCAAGTCCGCAGCCGATTCCCCTGATTAGCTGAGTAATTAACAGGTATTCGAACGAGGAATTCATATTATAACTCATCATGGCAGCGAAACAGATTATATTTAAAATTGATGAAGCTATTAAAACAGGTTTTATTCCAATTTTATCAGCCAATACAGGACCTATGAAATTAAACACTATCATAATAATTGCTGCAGGGAACAATATGAGTCCAGATTCTGTTGAAGAATAATATGCTACATTTTGAACAAACAAAGGCACAATTACATTAATTCCACACATTATAAAGTAGAGCAATGATGCAAAAACAGTCCCATATACAAAATACTTATTTTTCAACACAGTCAAGTTGACCAAAGGCTTTTCAATCTTATTTTGACGACTGATAAATACTATTAAAGATATTGCTCCAACAATAATTGGTAAAATTACATGAGTTAAGCTGAATCCGAACTCTGCAATATTTGAAAATCCAATCATTAACCCTACACAAAACAGTATTGACAATATCAATGAAGGAAAATCCAAAGGATACTTCTCTGTTTCAAGCTCGAAGTTTGCAAAGAGCATTGCCAAAATTAAGATTACCACAGCAATTATTGCCAAAAATTCAAAAATAACTCTCCAGTTATATAAATCAACTAT comes from uncultured Methanobrevibacter sp. and encodes:
- a CDS encoding DHA2 family efflux MFS transporter permease subunit — translated: MDFENRNGLITLIIIILASSITLISQSIVTTSLPYYMNDFAISSATAQWTYSVFLLVLGVMIPPTAYITKRFKIKTIMTTSLILFIMGSVLCFLSTSIEMLIVGRILEAMGTGILMPIGQILIFRIMPEEKWGFFMGLMGFLVGIVPAMGPTIGGIIVDLYNWRVIFEFLAIIAVVILILAMLFANFELETEKYPLDFPSLILSILFCVGLMIGFSNIAEFGFSLTHVILPIIVGAISLIVFISRQNKIEKPLVNLTVLKNKYFVYGTVFASLLYFIMCGINVIVPLFVQNVAYYSSTESGLILFPAAIIMIVFNFIGPVLADKIGIKPVLIASSILNIICFAAMMSYNMNSSFEYLLITQLIRGIGCGLGLSPAITWAMSVVAGDVEDATAINNTARQVIGAIGSSVTVVIMQILANGNITHNQLSVNSFSLTSFMMIIITVILLIITIFFIKNKSDIVDG
- a CDS encoding helix-turn-helix domain-containing protein, coding for MTYFDFELTHCPVELSLDIINRKWVLQIICDMFFGKTRFSEFQKERPEMSNKALSRSLKFMEEQGLIKKDADEYFLTPKGKSLNKVIYDLVEFTLDNNKEFYDEKTMMKAKEGFRKQLLDQSC